CCATTAATGTTCCAGATGTGAATGCCATTTCGTACTGCTTGAGCAAAATCTGCATTAGCGGTTAATAAATAACCAATTCGTAAGCCACATATTCCATAAGCTTTACTCATGCTTTTAAGAATTGCCATGTTTGGATATTTGTCAATATCCTGCTCCAAGCTTATTTGCTCCTTTTTATCGGCAAAATCAAGAAATGATTCATCGACAATAAGCATGCAATTGCTGGGCTTTAGTTTTTCTGCCAATCGAATTAAATCGGCCTTAGGCACTACCAAAGATGTTGGGTTGTTGGGTGTAACCACAACAGCCATATCTGCACCAACTTTAATTGCTTCGGCTGCAAATTTATCTACATCGAGCTGAAAAGATGGAAATTCAAGTGGAAACTCCACCGCTTTTCCTTCCGGCGCCGCATTAGCATATTCATTAAAAGAGGGTACAGGTACAATTATTTTTTTTGCTAAACTTCCCGATAATATTTTTATTATTTCGGCTGCACCGTTTCCAACAACGATTCTTTCGGTAGGTTGATCGATTAAGTCACCAATCAGTTCAGCCAATGCATCTTGTGCCATTGGGTAGTTCAGAACCAAATTGTGAATGTTTTCTTGTAGATGTGTAAATACATCCTTAGGCGGAAAATATAAATTGTACAAGTAAGCATGGTCGGTAAAATCGTGACGATAATAACCTCCATGCTGTTTTGTGATGTATTCGTATTTTTCTTCTTGTGTTTTATATTTGCTTCCCATTTTCTTATAATACTTTTAATTACTATTCCTCAATTAACTATGCCACTGCACTTTCATGCTTAGACGATTTTACCAACTTTCTTGGGAATAACAATTCCGCCTTGGCCAAATCTTTCATGTTGTCAATTTCGTACCATGGCTTGTGGTCAAAGGATACCGAATCAAACAGAAGGCTTTTATTGTCGACCATTTCAGATAAAACAGTTTCATAATAACAGTTAACATTACCCGCATCGATATGCTGATTTAACCTCTTAACAATTGCTTGCCATGATGGAAGAGAAAAGCTGTAGATGTTAACGGTTTTGTATCGAGTATCGGAATAGGATTCAGTGGTGCCTTTTTGAAATTTGGTAACTTTCTTGGCCTTGTCAAGAGAAACTGTTGTGCCATCTAACCAAGGTTGCATAAGAGCTACAGCCATCCGATCTGGATAAACCATATCATCTAGTAAAGCAGAGTTCAATACCAAATCACTTTCGAAAAGTACAAATGGCTCCTTTATTGCGTTACGAGCCATCCAAAGCGAATAAATGTTGTTTGTTGTTTTGTACAAAGGACTGTGAATGTATTCAATACATAAATCTCCTGATTTTTCACCAAGATAATCCATGATACACTCTTTTAGGTGGCCTGTAACGATTACAAGCTTTTTAAAACCTTGTTTTTTTAGGTTGGTGACAAGTCTCTCTAGTATCGATTTATCATTTACAAGAGTAAGACATTTTGGGGAATTTTGTGTTAATGGGAAAAGGCGGCTTCCAGTACCAGCCGCAAGAAGTAATGCTGTAGTTATGCGATTTTGACCACAATAATTATCTGAATCAGAATTCATATAATATGTATTGGTATCATCAAAAAAAACTAAACGCGATTTAAGCACCTAGCGTACTAAATATTAGCACTCTGATGTTTGGACTAGTTTGCTGATAATTCAACTATAAGTATGAAGTCTGCTAATGTGATGATTTGTGCTTTGAGAGCTCATCAACAAAAATGATAGTGAATGATTGATACTAAAAGATTAGTAATCCGTCGCAAAGATACTCCTAATTAATAAGGATAACTAATTAATAGCTAAATGATAACAGATTAGAAGCTTAGCGGGTGACTTAATGTTTTATTTACGGAATGATTATTTATTGTTTAGTAGTTTTAAGTGCTAAGCATAATAAATGTTTATTAGTCGATAATAAGGTTATAAATATACTTTTGTAAGAATTACAAACGAAACAAAGCCCATTCTCCATAGGAGTTTGAGCTTTTTGGCTTTCAATAAACTGACTCGTAAGAGTCGGCTTTTGTATTTTATAGAGGCGACGTTTAGCTATTTTAGAATCATATAATGAAATTATAAAGTAAAATAAAATAAATGTTAATAAATAAGATTTGAATTGTATGTGTTATGGTGAAATAGTCGATTGCAGCTTAGGATGGATATTGTGAACGGTAAAATCTATTTTGAAGATAGTAAAATTAAGTCTGTAAAGGTGAGATGAACCTTGTGGATGGTAAAATTGGCTCTGCAAGAAAAAAAATTGGCAATGCGAGTGGTAAAACTCATGCTGTAAGCGTAATGTGGACATTGTGTCATGTTAAATATACTTTGTGCAGATTGCTTCATTGAATTTTTATCCCGTAATGTTTTTTATGAAACACTTATGTAGAGTCATTCTTATTTAATTTTGATTAATAGTTTTGTGCTATTATTAATACTGTTTACTGGGATTTATGCTTAATTTTAGTGCCCCCGCTAGCGCGAGCTTGTAGCTCGTGCTTTGCGAATGCAAACCAAAGCCTTTTTTATCACATTATAAGTACATGAATTTTGAGTTGTAAATACGAATTTGACTTCTTAGATTTTCAATTGATAATAAGCATGAAAGACCATACGCATCGGTTGATTAAGATGTGTGCAAATTTTTAATTATAATATTATGTGGATAAGATCTCAAGATAAAGAAATGTTGATGCAATCTTCAAGTTTTTCAATTACTAGAAACTATGGAGGAAAGTTGAAGTTTGCTATTGTAGGCAGTATTGCAGGGACTTCTAATGTAAAAGTTGTAGGGTATTATAAAACAAAAAGCGAAGCACTCCATGAAATAGATATCATTCAAAAATATTTGGAGACTGGTGATACTGGCATTTATGAGGTAAATTAAATATTTCTAAATAATAATGAAGACAAATACCATAATGCATGTGTCTTGTGCGCAGTTTTATCCCGATTGTAATCTGGACAAACAAGCCAATTCTCAAGTTGAAGTCAATCATGTCAGATAAGTTTCAAGGCAAATATCGAATAAAGTCAGCTCGCCTACAAAATTGGGATTATTCAAACAATGGTTTGTATTTCGTTACCATTTGTACGGCGAATCGTGAATTGTATTTTGGTGATATTGTAAATGGGGAAATGCAATTATCCG
This window of the Labilibaculum sp. DW002 genome carries:
- a CDS encoding phosphocholine cytidylyltransferase family protein; protein product: MNSDSDNYCGQNRITTALLLAAGTGSRLFPLTQNSPKCLTLVNDKSILERLVTNLKKQGFKKLVIVTGHLKECIMDYLGEKSGDLCIEYIHSPLYKTTNNIYSLWMARNAIKEPFVLFESDLVLNSALLDDMVYPDRMAVALMQPWLDGTTVSLDKAKKVTKFQKGTTESYSDTRYKTVNIYSFSLPSWQAIVKRLNQHIDAGNVNCYYETVLSEMVDNKSLLFDSVSFDHKPWYEIDNMKDLAKAELLFPRKLVKSSKHESAVA
- a CDS encoding pyridoxal phosphate-dependent aminotransferase, producing MGSKYKTQEEKYEYITKQHGGYYRHDFTDHAYLYNLYFPPKDVFTHLQENIHNLVLNYPMAQDALAELIGDLIDQPTERIVVGNGAAEIIKILSGSLAKKIIVPVPSFNEYANAAPEGKAVEFPLEFPSFQLDVDKFAAEAIKVGADMAVVVTPNNPTSLVVPKADLIRLAEKLKPSNCMLIVDESFLDFADKKEQISLEQDIDKYPNMAILKSMSKAYGICGLRIGYLLTANADFAQAVRNGIHIWNINGFAEEFLRILPKYKQEFEDSCEIVKADRDAFYKQLCAIEGMTVFKPDANYIYCRLPDAALSGPEVTKRLFIKYNIYIKDSVGKTQPDADRYIRIASRTQKENNALVDALLDVMY